Below is a window of Cytobacillus firmus DNA.
AATAAAAAATTTGACCTAGTCATTTCCTTGGAGGTTGCAGAGCATCTGCCGGAAAAATGTGCGAATATCTTTGTACAAACTTTAGTGAATTTGGGGCCAATTGTATTGTTTTCTGCAGCTGTCCCCTTGCAGGGAGGGTTAAATCATATCAACGAGCAATGGCCGCCTTATTGGATAGATCGTTTTAAAAACCACGGCTACGAGGTAATCGATTGCATCAGATATAAGATTTGGGATAATCAAGAAATTGCGGGCTATTATGCGCAGAATACTCTGCTGTTTGTAAAACAGGATATTTTGCATAATTATCCAAAACTCTTAGAAGAACAAAAGAATGTAAATCATTTTATACATTCAATTGTTCATCCTGCCATGTTTGAATGGAAAGCCGGTAAAGTTAACTTATTAAAAAATAAAGTTAAAAAGCTTCAGAAACGAATGAAAAAAAAAAAACCAATAAAAGTTAAAGACATTGATAAAAAAGCGTACGATATGTACGCTTTTTCTATCTTTAATTATTGTTCGCGTTTTAACCTAAAAAATTCCTTTGCCATTTCTTCACAATTGTCCAGCAAGTTAAGAAGTGCATTTACTTCATTTTCTTTCGTATACTTAAGGTTAAGCGGCTTACAGAATGATAAATCTACAGGCTTGTGAACAAGGGTTATATCTTTTAAATCTGTATTGCAATGATAATCTTTTGCTAATTGGATTAAGTCATCTTCTGTACTGATTTGGCCATCCTTAATGATTTGAACAAACCTCTCTAAATAATATAAGTTCTCAATTTTCTGTCTTGATAATCTATTGATCCAGGATACCAGCAATTTCGACTTGAATTGTTCTAATGAGCGAATTGGAAAATGAGCAATCCTTAATTCTTTTATTGAATTTATTTTTACCTTCCTTTTCCCGCGTTTTATTCGGTATTTATGATTGCCATCTGAAAGAGCACCTGGATAGTTTTTGGCAATATTAGCTGAAACAACTACTTTATGATTAACCTCATGATGATCTGCTCTTGCAAAAGTTATCCTTTTTGGAATAAACAATTCATTCCTATTTTCAAATTCATTTAAAACATATGTTCTCCAATCGATATGATGCAGCTCATTTAAATCTATTTTGTCAAGAATATCACACGGGTGTTGAAGATTATCCGATGATACCAAAAACTCATCTGCGTCAAGGGGCAGGATAATATCGGGCTTAAACTGTTCAAATGTATTGAACATTAATTGTGTTGTTTTCTTACTCTGATCGAATTCCCTGTCAGTGTCATAGAATAAAAAGATTGGAAGGCCTTCCTCCGTTAGTTTTTCAAGAATATCAGGCGTTCTGTCAGTACTCATATTTACCAAAAATACCATCCCATCAAAAATATGCTGATGATATCTGACAAAGGATTCAATAATGTCCGCCTCATTTTTCACCATACTGACGGAGAAAATTTTCCTCCTTGTTTTTCCATTTTTCGGCACCTTGAACAACACCTCTTCCTTCTTTATTTTGATTTCCGTTGAATAGTGGTTAGGATTTCTATTCCGTGTTCCCCGATTCCGTTCTATGTTTAGTTGTGTTGCTACTCCCTTTTTATGAGACAAACGAGTCTAAGTTGATTTTAATAAAATCCCTTTCATGCCAACAAATTATCCTTTTTAATAAATTTATAATATTTTCTATTCATTGCGTTTTAACAATGCAAATTTCTTAGCCAATTCTTCACTGTTTTCCAAAAGGTTAAAAAAAGAATCCACTTCATTTGCATTTGTATATTTGAGATCAATGGATTTACAGTCCGACAGATTTATAGGTTTATTGACAATTTTCACATTCTCTATATCCGTTCTGAATGGAAAATGTTTGGCTAATTGGATTAAGTCATGCTCCGTCTTACTTCTGCCTTCCTTAATAGCTTGAACAAACCTTTTTAAATATAATTCATTTGCATCTTTTCTCGCTAATCTATTGATCCATGCGATAAGCATTTTCGATTTGAATTGTTCTAAAGAACGAATAGGAAAATGAGCGAGTTTCAACTCTTCTATCATGTTGACCTTTACTTTTTCTTTTTTTCGTCCTATTAGAAAGTTATGATTCCCCGTCGTAAGAGTACCTCTAAAGTTATTAGCGAATAAATATGGAACCACTACTTTATGGCGATTTTCATGGTTATCTTTTCGGGCATAAGTAATTCTTTTTGGAATGAACAGCTCATTTTTATTTTCACCCTCATTCAATACATATGTCCTCCACATAATATGGTGCAGCTGCTGTAAATTAATTTTGTTCAGGATGTCACGGGGATGATCCGTATTATTAGTTGCAACCAAAAACTCATCTGCATCGAGAGGGAGAATGATATCCGGATGGAATTGCTGAAAAGTGCGCCGCATTAATTCTGTTGTCTTTTTTCGCTGAGCATACTCATGATCCACGTCATAGGAAATATAAATTGGAAGCCCCTCCTCCCTTAATTTTTCGAGGATTTCAGGTGTTCTGTCAGAACTCATATTATCCAAAAATACCATCCCATCGAAAATATGCTGATGATACCTGACAAAGGATTCAATAATATCTGCTTCATTTTTTACCATACTAATGGAGAAAATTTTCCTATTTTTTTTACTTTCATTTTTTCCCAACTTTTTTCTCCCCTTATTATTCGGATTATATTGAAGAACTCATTATAAATATATGTTTTGGAGTTTTTTTAGTGTCGGCAGGATAAAAGTTAACCAAAAAAGCCCTTCATTCATGGGTTTATGCTTGATTTCTGGATGTGCCGTTTCCATTTATTCATACCGTTCATAAACTGAAATTATGATATTTCCTATCAAGGGAAGGAGATCTTGGATGTTCACGGGAAAATTTCTTCTAAAAATCATAGATAAGGATTCTCTCCCCGTTAAAAGAAAAAAAGTTAATAACTGCGTTAACAATCAATTGGAAGGGGCTGATTTCTTATGACATGGGAAATAGCATTTGTGTTAACGGCCCTTTTATGTATGCTAGCTTGTCTGATTTTAGAATTAGAAAGACCAGAAATTATTGTTTTCACTACACTAGTAATCTTTTTGTTAGCAAATTTTATTTCTCCTGAGGAAGCATTGAGTGGTTTTTCGAATGAAGGCATGTTGACCATCGCATTGCTTTTTATAATTGCCGGTGCTCTACAAAAAAGTGATTTAGTTAAAATTTCTCTTTACAAACTTCTAAAACCAGATGATAAAGAAAAAAAGACAATGCTTAAAGTTTTGTTTCCGATTTCAGCAATGTCTGCCTTTATGAACAATACCCCGCTCGTTACAACGTTTACACCAATTCTAAAAAAATGGTGTGAAGACAATCAGCTTTCTCCCTCTAAGCTGCTAATTCCGCTATCGTATGCAACGATACTTGGCGGAACCATAACCATTATAGGAACCTCAACAAATTTAGTGGTTCACGGACTTTTACTTGATTACAATCTTCCGGGTTTTACTTTTTTTCAGCTGGGAATTGTCGGTATCCCCATTACACTTTTGGGAATCCTTTATCTCTATACTATTGGTTTCCATCTGCTTCCTGATAAAAAAGGAAAGAGAAATGTACAAGAGGAAAGTAAGGAATATATCGGGGAAGTCAAAATTACCGAAGAATATGAACATATTAATAAAACGATAAAAGAAGCAAGGTTAAGGAAACTTGCCGGACTCTACCTGCTGGGAATTATTCGTGATAATGAGATGATAACGCCTGTTACAAGCTCTACCATTATAAAGGCGAATGACCGGCTCATTTTTACTGGCTTAATCTCTACGGTTGCAGAACTGCAGTCTCTTAAAGGGGTTCATCTTGAAACAAATACAGGTCCATTGCTGGAAGGGTTATCATCTGGAAAATCCAAGCTAGTAGAAGCAGTTGTTTCCCATCATTCATCCCTATTGCATAAAAAAATAAATGAGACACATTTTCGCGGGAAATTTGATGCAGCAGTCATAGCCGTTCACCGAAAAAATGAGCGGATCAATAGCAAGATCGGGGAAATTGTATTAAAACCTGGAGATACTCTGTTAATGGTGGCTGGGCATGATTTTCAAGAAAGGAATCACTTTCATGAATTTTATGTAGTGAATACAGTAAATGAAGAAATTCTTCCAGCCACAATTTCGCGAAGAAAAGGATGGTTTACCATCCTAATCATGTTTCTGCTTGTTTCTTTAGTTGCCCTTAATTTTTTAAGCATGTTAAAGGCTGCCTCATTGGCTGCAGCTGCTCTTTTAATCTTTAAAATTATATCTCCTGAGGAAGCAAAAAAATTTATTAAATTTGATGTACTCTTAATTATTGCATCTTCTTTTGGGATAGGAACTGCATTAATTAATTCAGGAACGGCTGAATGGATTGCCAAAAGCATTTTAGCAATCGTTCAACCTTACGGTATAATCTTTCTTCTATTTATCATGTATTTAATTACAAACCTCTTTACAGAAGTTATTACAAATAATGCAGCAGCGGCAATGATGCTTCCTATTGCAGTGGAAGTTGCTTCGCAAACTTCAACTAATCCTGTTGCATTAGCCGTGATTGTCGCAATTGCTGCCTCTGCAGGGTTTTCTACCCCAATTGGATATCAAACCAACATGATTGTATACGGTCCGGGCGGGTATACTTTTAAGGACTATTTAAAGGTAGGCATTCCGCTAAACCTGCTCGTAATGGCGGTAACTGTTATAATCGTATATACCGTGTGGATATTGTAATGAGGACAAAAAAAAATCAACATTTGTTTTTCATACCCAGCACACATAGTGAATATCCCTTCATTATGATGTTTATGCTCATCGATTGATCAATTTATCAGCTTGTTTATCCCCCACAAATCTGTTGTCAATTCGATGTGGGGGTTAATGTTTATCGGTTATCAGTTGACCAATTAAATGCGATCAAAGGGTCATCCCAAGGAATCCGCTTTTCATCAGGATCTTTTAAGTTATAGGATTCAGTTGTAAAATAAATTATCACTGCGGGCTCTTGCCCAAGTACTCTATACCCATGTGCGACACCTCTGGGAATAAAAAGCATAATGGGGTTTTCCTCCCCCATATAATAAACATCTGTTGTCCCATGCGTCGGTGAATCTTTTCTTAAATCATAAAGAACAACTTGAGCATTACCTGAAGGAAAAAACCATAAATCATCCTGCTTTTCATGATAGTGAAAAGCTTTAATTACACCTGGGTAACTCATAGACCACGATGCCTGGCCAAATCTTGATAAAAACTCAGGCTCATTATCACGAATAAGTTCTGAAAAAAAGCCCCTGTCATCACAATGCTTAATAAGTTTTTTTACCTTAACCCCATCTATCATTTATCCATCTCTCTCCTTAAAAACTCCTTTAAGGCTTCTTTCCAATGCCTTAGAGGTTTAATTCCTTCTTTAAGCAGCGCGTTCTGGTCCATTACTGAATAAAGGGGCCTGGGGCAAGAGGATCCGTATTCTTTCGTCGTTACCGGTATTATTAGGTCTGAATCAAAACCTGCTTCTTTTAATATTGCTTTTGCAAATGTATTCCAAGTGCATGGACCGGAATTGCATACATGATAAATCCCATTTTTTTTATCGAGTAAGTGAATGATTGTGTCAGCCAGATCATGCACATAAGTAGGACATCCCGTCTGATCATTTACCACCATAATTTCTTTGCCCTTCTTGGCGTTTTTGAGCATCGTTTTTACAAAATTGGCTCCATCGTGCCCAAAAAGCCATGAAGTACGTATAATTGTAGCATTATTAAATAAACGTGCCAGCCTTTCCCCAAGCAATTTGCTGATTCCATAAATAGATTGAGGGTTTGGATCGTCATCTTCCGAATAAGGAGATTGCTTTTTTCCATCAAATACATAATCAGTACTAATATAAATCATCCTTGCATGAATTTTATCTGCTGCTTGTGCCACGCATCCGGTACCGAGAGCATTTACTTCAAATGCTTTCTTACGGTCCATTTCGCATTGATCAACTGAAGTAAATGCGGCAGTATGAATAATATATTGAGGCTGATAATGTGATATTACATCGGCGACCTGGTTATAGTCTGTAATATCCAAATCTTTTTTTCCTAGACCTATTACTGAATGAGATCGACCAAGTTTACGTACTAATTCCTTGCCTAATTGGCCATTGGCTCCAGTTATTATAATATCCATCATCTCACTTCCTGCCATCCATTCTCATTAAATACCATTCTATTGTTTTTTTAATTCCTTCTTTGAAGGATACACTTGGTTTCCATCCTAAATCCCTAAAAATTTTCGATGTATCCATTGCGTATCGACGGTCATGACCTTTCCGATCATTAACAAATTGAATTAGTCCTGTATCCTTTTTTAAATTCCTAAGTATTATTTCTACAATATCCAAGTTTGTTTTTTCCTCAGTACCGCCAATATTATAAATTTCTCCTGGAACCCCTTTTTCAAGGACTAAATGAATCGCTTTACAATGATCCTCTACATATATCCAATCACGTATATTTAATCCATCACCGTATAGCGGGATTCGCTTATCTTTTTGTGCAAGAGAAATTGTTTTAGGAATTAACTTTTCCGAATGCTGCATAGGACCATAATTATTGCTGCAACGTGTAATGATCAAAGGAAGCTGATGTGTTTTAAAAAATGATCTCACTAGCAAATCAGCGCTTGCTTTACTTGCAGAGTATGGATTGTTTGGTGCAAGAGGACTTACTTCTTTAAATGGGGGATCAAGCGGCTCAAGAGAGCCATATACTTCGTCAGTTGATATTTGAATCATTTTAAAGGCTTTTCCCGTTAAAACAGCCTGCAATAAATAAAAAGTACCTTTAATATTTGTTTGAATAAATGGAGCTGCATTCGAAATGCTCCGATCAACGTGTGATTCTGCAGCAAAGTTAATAATAGCTTCATATCGTTGGTTAAATACTTTTCCTAAATCTGCTTCTATAGCAATATCACAATTAATAAAATGATAGCGATTCGATTTTTCGAATTCTTGAATCATTACCTGATTTGCGGCATAAGTCAAAGAATCCAAGTTGGTGATATAATAATTTGAGTTGCGCAGCATATAGGAAATGAAATTTGAACCAATAAATCCTGAACCGCCAGTTATTAGGAGGTGTTTTTTCAATAGGTATCATCCCCCAATTTGTTTTCGTTTACTTTTTGAAAAGCTTTATAAAGTGATTCGTGTGTACCTGCATCAATCCACCAGCCTTGTAAGATGTCAAATTGAAGCTCATTTTTCTTTGCATATAAATTATTCACATCCGTTATTTCAAGTTCATTCCGATGTGAAGGCTGAATGGCATCAATACACTGAAATACTTTATGATCATACATATATATTCCGGTTACACAAAAGGAGGAAGGCGGATCTGCTGGTTTTTCAAAGATTGCCTTTATTCTTTTCTTATCGTCATCCAGTTGGGGAACCCCGTATCTTGATAGATCTTTTACTTCTTTTAAAAGGACTCGGGCACCTTTATCCTGTTTTTGAAATGCTTGAAGATATGGTTTTAATGAATCTTCAAAAATATTATCACCCAGGATTGTAATGAATTTTTCCTTCTCTATAAAATTTCTCGCACACATAAGGGAATCTGCAATACCTCCACCTTCATTTCTCTGTATTTTATAAGAAAACTTAACATTCAGTTCCTCTCCATCTCCTAATATCTTAAGAAATGAATTTATATCGTTCTTATTCGTAATGATTA
It encodes the following:
- the rfbB gene encoding dTDP-glucose 4,6-dehydratase; this translates as MKKHLLITGGSGFIGSNFISYMLRNSNYYITNLDSLTYAANQVMIQEFEKSNRYHFINCDIAIEADLGKVFNQRYEAIINFAAESHVDRSISNAAPFIQTNIKGTFYLLQAVLTGKAFKMIQISTDEVYGSLEPLDPPFKEVSPLAPNNPYSASKASADLLVRSFFKTHQLPLIITRCSNNYGPMQHSEKLIPKTISLAQKDKRIPLYGDGLNIRDWIYVEDHCKAIHLVLEKGVPGEIYNIGGTEEKTNLDIVEIILRNLKKDTGLIQFVNDRKGHDRRYAMDTSKIFRDLGWKPSVSFKEGIKKTIEWYLMRMDGRK
- a CDS encoding glycosyltransferase family 2 protein — encoded protein: MPKNGKTRRKIFSVSMVKNEADIIESFVRYHQHIFDGMVFLVNMSTDRTPDILEKLTEEGLPIFLFYDTDREFDQSKKTTQLMFNTFEQFKPDIILPLDADEFLVSSDNLQHPCDILDKIDLNELHHIDWRTYVLNEFENRNELFIPKRITFARADHHEVNHKVVVSANIAKNYPGALSDGNHKYRIKRGKRKVKINSIKELRIAHFPIRSLEQFKSKLLVSWINRLSRQKIENLYYLERFVQIIKDGQISTEDDLIQLAKDYHCNTDLKDITLVHKPVDLSFCKPLNLKYTKENEVNALLNLLDNCEEMAKEFFRLKREQ
- a CDS encoding sugar phosphate nucleotidyltransferase is translated as MKGVILAGGTGSRLRPFTHIINKHLLPVGPYPMIYWPIFKLREAGIYEILIITNKNDINSFLKILGDGEELNVKFSYKIQRNEGGGIADSLMCARNFIEKEKFITILGDNIFEDSLKPYLQAFQKQDKGARVLLKEVKDLSRYGVPQLDDDKKRIKAIFEKPADPPSSFCVTGIYMYDHKVFQCIDAIQPSHRNELEITDVNNLYAKKNELQFDILQGWWIDAGTHESLYKAFQKVNENKLGDDTY
- the rfbD gene encoding dTDP-4-dehydrorhamnose reductase, whose translation is MMDIIITGANGQLGKELVRKLGRSHSVIGLGKKDLDITDYNQVADVISHYQPQYIIHTAAFTSVDQCEMDRKKAFEVNALGTGCVAQAADKIHARMIYISTDYVFDGKKQSPYSEDDDPNPQSIYGISKLLGERLARLFNNATIIRTSWLFGHDGANFVKTMLKNAKKGKEIMVVNDQTGCPTYVHDLADTIIHLLDKKNGIYHVCNSGPCTWNTFAKAILKEAGFDSDLIIPVTTKEYGSSCPRPLYSVMDQNALLKEGIKPLRHWKEALKEFLRREMDK
- a CDS encoding SLC13 family permease, translated to MTWEIAFVLTALLCMLACLILELERPEIIVFTTLVIFLLANFISPEEALSGFSNEGMLTIALLFIIAGALQKSDLVKISLYKLLKPDDKEKKTMLKVLFPISAMSAFMNNTPLVTTFTPILKKWCEDNQLSPSKLLIPLSYATILGGTITIIGTSTNLVVHGLLLDYNLPGFTFFQLGIVGIPITLLGILYLYTIGFHLLPDKKGKRNVQEESKEYIGEVKITEEYEHINKTIKEARLRKLAGLYLLGIIRDNEMITPVTSSTIIKANDRLIFTGLISTVAELQSLKGVHLETNTGPLLEGLSSGKSKLVEAVVSHHSSLLHKKINETHFRGKFDAAVIAVHRKNERINSKIGEIVLKPGDTLLMVAGHDFQERNHFHEFYVVNTVNEEILPATISRRKGWFTILIMFLLVSLVALNFLSMLKAASLAAAALLIFKIISPEEAKKFIKFDVLLIIASSFGIGTALINSGTAEWIAKSILAIVQPYGIIFLLFIMYLITNLFTEVITNNAAAAMMLPIAVEVASQTSTNPVALAVIVAIAASAGFSTPIGYQTNMIVYGPGGYTFKDYLKVGIPLNLLVMAVTVIIVYTVWIL
- a CDS encoding glycosyltransferase family 2 protein, whose amino-acid sequence is MGKNESKKNRKIFSISMVKNEADIIESFVRYHQHIFDGMVFLDNMSSDRTPEILEKLREEGLPIYISYDVDHEYAQRKKTTELMRRTFQQFHPDIILPLDADEFLVATNNTDHPRDILNKINLQQLHHIMWRTYVLNEGENKNELFIPKRITYARKDNHENRHKVVVPYLFANNFRGTLTTGNHNFLIGRKKEKVKVNMIEELKLAHFPIRSLEQFKSKMLIAWINRLARKDANELYLKRFVQAIKEGRSKTEHDLIQLAKHFPFRTDIENVKIVNKPINLSDCKSIDLKYTNANEVDSFFNLLENSEELAKKFALLKRNE
- a CDS encoding dTDP-4-dehydrorhamnose 3,5-epimerase family protein, whose amino-acid sequence is MIDGVKVKKLIKHCDDRGFFSELIRDNEPEFLSRFGQASWSMSYPGVIKAFHYHEKQDDLWFFPSGNAQVVLYDLRKDSPTHGTTDVYYMGEENPIMLFIPRGVAHGYRVLGQEPAVIIYFTTESYNLKDPDEKRIPWDDPLIAFNWSTDNR